In Vicia villosa cultivar HV-30 ecotype Madison, WI linkage group LG7, Vvil1.0, whole genome shotgun sequence, the DNA window tgttaTATGTAAAATAAATAACCAATTGGAAATAGTCGGACTTCGGTGGTCGGAGCTATCAGTTGGATCAATCTGCAATTTCCTTCTGGTAAATTTCTTAAAATTCCCGCCTGGTGTCTCCGctgcaaaataataaaaaacaaatacaaTAAGAAGAATCAGAGTTCGAACTCTGGTATTGATAACGTCTAATTTAATAATATTGATATTTTTGTCAGTTGAATTAGAATTTTCGAAGAAATAATTAATATAAGAAAGAATATCATTACGTGATAAAGGGGTGCGAGGGGATATAGGTGCAGAAGAACAAGGAGAAACAGGTTCCGAAACGGTGCCTCTACCGAAATTAGAATGAGTTCGAATAATCATAATGCTACGACTAATAGGAACGTCTTCCTTCGCCGGCGGCGGCGACCGGACGCCGGAGCTTGCAGAGAAAGAGTTATACTTTCGAAGTTTACCCAAACCCGAGTCAGGTAAGGGACCCGCCAACGTTTCGTCCCAAAGTTTGTCAAGAAATCCCATAATGATTATAATTAAGGTTATAACTCAAACACAAATTAAGGTTTAAAGATCGAAGGGACGAAACGACTGAgacaaatatttttttggttttttaattttttttgttttgtttgtgtttggTGAGAGTGTGAGGGTACTTATAGAAATGAGAAGGTGAAGGATTAGTATGAGGTTAATTATTGTTGACGGCTAATTGAGCTTAGCTCCGGCTAATctggatttgtttatttgtaacCATTAAGTTGATTTGCTTATTGCTATTTTTGTTGTGGATTATTTCATTTATCTATTTTTGTATATTGGATATATTTGCTAAATTTATATACTTTTCTTTTTGCGTATATCTAGTAGTTGCTTTTTCTATGGATGAATCTAGTAGTAGCTAAAATTAGAGTTTTGAGATTTTCTTTATGGCTATAGTATGTTTCATCTTTCTTTATTCCTATTATCAAactttaaaaaggaaaatatataTAGTATTCTTTTTTTCAAGTACTCTAATTCATCTAATTATAAACTTCATAGTTTGACATGCCAAgttaaacaaattaataaaatttactcATGTCCATTACGAGCAATGTGTTATCTACAATGTCAGAGTATAAATTTTACCATTTAATTTTTCCAAATTCATGAGGTTATCTGAAAGAAGTATTATCCTCTGCAACTGTTGCTAGTCAGTCATATTAGATGGAGGCGGTGGAGACAGTGGCTAATCATCTGAAGGTCCTACATCACATGGAGGTCTAACATCAT includes these proteins:
- the LOC131618213 gene encoding dormancy-associated protein homolog 4 isoform X1; protein product: MGFLDKLWDETLAGPLPDSGLGKLRKYNSFSASSGVRSPPPAKEDVPISRSIMIIRTHSNFGRGTVSEPVSPCSSAPISPRTPLSPETPGGNFKKFTRRKLQIDPTDSSDHRSPTISNWVNMSVLDHC
- the LOC131618213 gene encoding dormancy-associated protein homolog 4 isoform X2; this encodes MGFLDKLWDETLAGPLPDSGLGKLRKYNSFSASSGVRSPPPAKEDVPISRSIMIIRTHSNFGRGTVSEPVSPCSSAPISPRTPLSPETPGGNFKKFTRRKLQIDPTDSSDHRR